The Brienomyrus brachyistius isolate T26 chromosome 9, BBRACH_0.4, whole genome shotgun sequence genome contains the following window.
TCCTTAACGATAATAAGTAATAATAAGGAAGAAGGGTTTAGCTAAATGAGACAAATCAGAATGTAACAGAACAAGAATATAAAGACTGTCTTTCTGTTACTTTTATGTATGCATGATGTTGGTTATACATGGTAAGAAGGCTGCCTCTCTAAAATTGGAAGATTGGAGCTGAGTATTTCTCTCACGGTGAGACAGAAGAAGCAGGAAGTATTTATAACTCGGCAGGGGGTGTCATCTTTCTAACTCCTTTTAAATCTTCTTCATAACAGTGACAACAGTTATGTATCTATGTAAAGAACTGGTTCCATGgtacatatttacatatttatgcaATTTTTATGTCTTGATGGCTagcatatgtttttatttttttttttggtaacaaTAATATATTTTGACTATACTTTTTTTTGAAGAATTTACATAAGATACTTCACCTGCATTATAGTTGCCTGTTCGTCATTTGAAATACTTGTAATCCTTTTATTATTTAAAGTTATATTAGTCCGTTCGAAGATTCTCCATGGAAAATTAATGGGAAATGCAGTAGGGGGGGCACAATGGAATTACAAGTGTGAAACCACTTCTTTACATATATATTTGCTGAGGATGTAGCAAGTAACGCGACTGCTCTGTTTGATGTGATTCGTGTCTTAGGATCCTCTGTGAAGGATAGTGGGTGGGGGCTGGAAAGGGACAGAGGTACATGTGCGTCACATATATTTGCatcaggggttgggggggggggttgagagaGGGGAATCAAATGCACGTATTTAGGACCTCCTTCATCTTCTTCTGAACTTCCATCATCCTGTTACCCCATTCCTCACTCAGGCTTTCCTCGTCATCACCAATGATGGCAGTGTAGCCCATCAAGGCGATGAGGCCGATGCAGAAGAGATAGGTGAGGCGGGTACAGAGGCGCTCCATCACCTGTTTATCCCTCTGGGAGTGTTCCAGGTACACGTCCAGGATGGGCTTGCTGAAGAGCTTACGCTTCCCCATCACGCCGTCATACAGCGTGTGCAGGTTCTGGTCGCCCAGGTTGTTGCTGTAGCACTCTTCGAAGTCATCCTTCTTGCGCTCCTTGATCCCGGGCCGGGCCTCCACGAGCTCCATGAACGCGCGGAACTGCTCGCGCAGGTTCtcctccacctggccgtactgGTTGTCCAACGTGGTTTTTCTGATCTGCTGCAGGGCAGTGCGATTCTGCTGGGAGATATTGTCCAAAGCCCGGTTGACGCTTCTGAACTCCCGCTTCAGCTTGTTGATGTCTTCGTCGTCCACGTGGTTCAGCACGACGCGGATGAGAGAGCCCGCCACCCCGAAGATGGGGTTGACCACGGCAGCGGCCGAAGAGATAGAGGACACGCACCTTAGCACCGTCACCAGCCCCTTCTTCAACTTATCTGTGTCCTCCTGGATTTCAGCCATGACAGCAATGCAGTGTGCTCGATGCAGTGCCCTCTTTCAGATTCGCAGTGATCTGTGTTAGGGGAACAGAACGAAGGATTCAGGCCTGTGATCACATTTAAAGAAATACGCTTTACAATCAGTTATCTCTGCGCTCTTCATCTGGCCAATACCGGGAATCATGTCGCATGTAGTAGAGAAGGTCTTCTGGTAGAAAAAGTTAATCTAATGTGCAAACAGAAGAACACATGACAAGCAAACGTACACGAGTTACGTTATTATGTgacgcatgggggggggggggggacattctgTTGCCAGGATGGTCTAAGTCAACAGGCACGGCGGCTTCGAAACATGGCAAGGAAACTAAATATCCAAAATGCTATTACACCTCCCCCAGCCCACCCTGTGGATGTAACCTCTCGCCCTtccagctcccccccccttcagtTATCAGGGCAGCGAGGCCCAGCTGCTGTGCATGACGTCTCTCATTATCTGACTCCCTGGACACAAGGGGGAAAGCCGGGGTCACGATGGCAGAACAGCTGCCTGCTGTACAGTAAGACCGTGACGTTAAAAGATACCTGTTATATTCAGGTTTAAATTACAGAATAATTGCTGATATTTTTGtccaattacattttaaatagtaAAATTTAATTTAAGAAACTCAAGACATTAAACCTCATTAACATTTAGTATTTGATGACTATGGTTATTTTATAGTAGCCAATAGTAAAATACATTAACATTAGTTGGTCACTACCGTAGACTTAAAGAAAACATTcaattttgtaattttatttcaaAACAATATGAGTAGATCCATATTTGTGaacagtttttgtttttttaacagATGCAAAATATAGACTTTCAATGTACTACAAGAGGGTCGCAGCGCAATGACATTACGTTCAACATCACATgtggctaaactatatataattCATACATTATGACTGTAGGCAGTAGCACGAtataataaatgacaaaaacagCTTCCAGACTGAATTAGCCTGGTATCACTTATCAAGCTGACAGTGCTTTGCAGATGTTTCCATTCATTCTGCTCTTAATGGAATAGGGGTTAGTTATCCTCGCACTGACTCAGGGCACCTGGCAGCTGGACTTTGATGCTTTTCAGCCGTGCGGTCCATCTTTCCTTGAACTCTTCTCTGCTGTCCTCAGTGATGCTTGTGTAGGCCAAGTGTGCAGTCAAGCCCATGAGAAGAACGTGGGTGAGATAGGAGCACTTAAGCTCCATTGCCGCGCGGCTCCCAACGCATTGATCAGAGCAGACCTTCAGCGGTGGCCTGCCGAACAGCCCAGTCCCGGTCTCCATCACGCAGCGGTAGAAGACATGCAGACTCAGGTCACTCTTGTTCCTCTCGTAAGCGTCCTTAAAATGATCCATGTGTCTCCGGGTGTCACTGGGGGTCCTCTGCATCTGCTCCATCAGGCTTATGAAGGCACTGAACTGGTACTATGTAACCCTCGTACTTGTAGAGGATCTCACAGACCTCCCTGAAGCGGACATCCCGCGAAATCTTTTCAATGTCTGCCGAGGAGCTGTCCAGCTTGTCTTGCATCTTCCGGAACAATCCATCCAGCTTTTTTATGGGGTTTCTTTGGGCCGCTCCCACGTGGCATGTGACATGGGTGAGGAGATCATTTCTGAAGAACAAGACAGGCTTCCCAAGTTGTTTGTTGTCAGCCATTAGTCTTTGTATAATTGGTCTTCGATTTCACGGCATGACtggaaaaaagagagagagagaagccgtTAATTTAAATTTCAAATCTAAACATAAAGGAAAAAAACTGACTAAACAATTTGCATTgcagattttattttaattcaacaTATGCCCTTTGCATTACCATTTTCAGACTTGTGCAAAAGCTGAATACCATGTTATGAAAAGGGCTTTTGTAATGAGCTATGTagctaaaataaaaacacagaaagTTACAGCCCATAAAAAATACTCTGAATTATCAATTTCTTTGCGACCCATAGTGAAGAAAGGGCACTATACTGTATCTCAAACggaaaatttttaaataaatgaacaaaaaaaaaatttctaaGCTCTGGAAGGTATGTGTAATTCACATGCCAAATTTCATATAAATCAAAAATGGCTTTTTTGGAAATCTGTTAAAGTGGAATGACCACACCATAAACTAAATTTGTGTTGTAGTGGCTTTACTTTAAACAATAAATATATGTCTAATGCGGGAAAACAAAAGCCCAGCACATCGACATAGAATTCATAAATAATCGATTATCGAATATTTATCTTTAGTTAAGGAAACAGTCATCTGCGGAATAGCCATGCAAACTGGCTGTTTTAATTTGCAGTTTTGTTAGCTTACCTTTAACAGGCTCCACTGCAGTTCAGCTCCAGTGCTGTCGTCTGTGTTGCTCCTCACTATTTTTGTTGGTTCTGTCTGACTCTTGAGATAAATGCAGCTGTTCAGTGACACACGGCTGCTTTGCTACAGCTTGCTGGCATCGGCTTTTAATGGTGCCGGTAACTCTCCATGGCAGGTGGTTTCGTAAAGAACTAAATATCACAGTCTCAACGACTATGTACATTCTACGAATATAAAAGAGAAGCCCGGTCACACAGGACCTAGAGCTTTATACAAAAGAACACTTTTGTTTAGTTGAAGGACAACAGTCTTTGAGTCAGTCGGGAGCCTGCACACAGCGACTGTCAGGGAGACAAGGCAGTTGCTCGACAGGTGTCAGGCAGCCTGCCAGTAGATGTGAATGCCCATCTGTCCAGACCCTGGGattattttacatttcagaatattTCAATGCTGACAGTCTAAGGACGACTGTGTAGATGCAATAACAGAGGAGGACATACAGGGAGGACATACAGGGGAGGACATACAGGGGAAGACATATAGAGGAGGACATACAAAGGAGGACATATAGGGGAGGACATACAGAGGAGGACATACAAGGGAGGACATACAggggaggacatgcaggggAGGACATATAGGGAAGGACATGCAGGGGAGGACATATAGGGGAGGAAATATAGGGGAGGACATACAGAGGAGGACATACAAGGGAGGACATACAggggaggacatgcaggggAGGACATATAGGGAAGGACATGCAGGGGAGGACATATAGGGGAGGAAATATAGGGGAGGACATACAGAGGAGGACATACAagggaggacatgcaggggAGGACATATAGGGGAGGACATATAGGGGAGGACATATAGAAGAGGACTTACAGAAGAGGACATACAGAGGGTTAGGGCAAaagtttgttttatatttttaatgacAATAATCAAAATAACATGTCAATACGACAATATTATTGTCAATATGACAACAATTACCTTAAAACACTCCATTTCTGTATACATACGACCATGAGGGactgttacattttaaataaatataagtcTGGAGGAAAAAAAGTAATCAACACATTTACAGTAAATGGTAACAGCCTTAAGTCTGATTTATAAAGTGTCTTTTCTGTATATGAAGAAAAAGCATCTCATTAGCCTTCATTACATTGCTGATCCACACCAAACACAGCATGATTTCTGACAGTTTTAATAAAGCCTGTTACCCTACAGTAGTATAATTCCCAACTCCTCTGGCAATCCCTATGCAGAGTAGGATTTTAGCAGGAAGGGGAGGGCTGTTTGCAGAGAGAAAAGGAACGAACTCCCTCCTACTGAACTGCCTACTGAAGTTCTTGAATGGATAGAGGAGAGCAATGATTCATGGGACTTTACCACAGAAATTCTTGGGCTCAGCTGCCTTAGCAGGAATTCTGGGACAGTAAAGCTTCCCACAGAGCTGAGCTGCAGTGACATGAACATGAGACCGTTTGCTCACTCCCTGCAGCTACAGTGCACAGCAAAACTGACACAAAAGACAAATAAGCCTTAAATTGTCAGTATTTCTGTTGCTAGTATCAGACTCTTCTTAACAAAAGCAATGTTTTCAGCTGAGCCTTTCAGAAGCTGGGAGAGCCACAGAGCAACAGGGACAGAGCAACAATCTAGAGAAGGAGAAGGAAGGTATGTGGCACAGCGGCAGGAaccaggcaagcaggcaggggGCGGGACTTAAAGCTAAAGCTAAGCAAAGCCACTCTGCTAAGGAACCGAAAGCACTTACAGCAACTTACCGGCTCTGATTACTGCGCAAAGTTCCCACTTATAACAAAAACTGCACATTGCACAGAGcaaatacatgtatatatgcAGACCAAAAAATGAGTTTGTTCTTTCTAATGAATTAATGTGCTACTTTGTAGGAAGTCAgttgtgatttaaaaaaaaaagtttaacttTTGCTTTACAGATTGAGTTACCTATTGGATTCACATAAAACATAAATCCACAAACAGGCACAACATAATATGTGCAGACAGGCGCACATTTAAAGGCACGGAGCAGGGTGTTTAAAGGGCGGTTTCCTTGTGTGAAAGGCAATAGGGCAATATGACAGAAGTCTAAAGTGATTACAAACTGAAAGCACATGACAGAGGGTTAGCAAACTGCTTAGCCAGTTTTCAGTTCCGTACTGAATGAAAAGTGTATGAATGTGAAGCTTGTAACATCCGTGGCCCTTTTTCCTGCGACTCTCCTGCATGAGCCCCGAGTCTCAGCAGTGCAGTGCCGGCACAGCAGTCCAGTCAGTGACGTCTGTGAGTTCAGGACCACGGCAGGAAGGATAGCTCTAGTGCAGCACAGGATTAACTCTAACTGCTCCGCATTGCCACCTGCTCTCATGTAACACACAGGGCTTTTAATATGACTTACTCCTTCCATTCCTGCATTTTAAGTTTCTGTTAAAGAGATAGCTGGGCTATATTAATACGGAAAGTTAATTAGCATGCAGATGTGGATTTTTAACCCCTTTTGTATTTTATCAGGTAAGACACAGTATGACCCAACTCTCTTTTGTTACAGTTTATTTCACAGaatggatacagcagtgcaGCAGAAATACTGCATCCCTGTCAGCTTTTAATTTCTGGTCCTGTCTGCATGAAATTAACCCTTTAATCTCCACAAAATATTCATTGGTTTATTATCAATTGACAATAATAAATGAATTAATTGCCTTTCGAATACTCAAGCTGTTCAGTCtattataatttaattttttccctctttttttgttgttgcaaaAATCAAAAAGAAGAAGTTGTGCAAATTTTTTAtgcaaatttaaattaaattaaatatacttttttttcaaatttataATAAATGACCTGTTAAATTGTCCCAAAAAAATCAGGTGACTAAACGCAAGTTCCACAACTGAACCTTTAGATATATCGCACAAacatgaaatatataaaatgtttttataatATTACAGCATTAATATTATGCGTAGATGTGTTTCTCATGGAGCCTATTTCACTTTTAATTTAAAGAGCAGAGAAGCACGTATGTTAACCTGTTTGTgactaaatgtaaatgttactaATGCTCACCTGTCCTATCCCACACAGCTGGGACGCTAACGTCTGCTCCCTAACTGATTCTAACTGATCACTGCCACAACTGAACTCCAACAGATGGGGCATGGTACACACTGCAGCACGGCAGTTAGGCTAGGCCCATTGCTGGCACCCTCCTTACCACTAAATAaacaacattttatttatataattataaactaCTTTTAAACACTTATATACCTCTAGCTTTGTGAGAATAGTGCTGAGACACAGAAGAGGGGCATTTGAGCAACAgaagaatcaggaagtaagagAGCAGCGGCCATTTTGAAAATCTCTGTATACCAGCAACTGAGGGAAACATGatcaaatattaataataagctGTCCACATAATCTCTAGACGAGAACATTTTAAAGTTTGTTGCTAATTATTAACGATTTGTACTGTTTTACATGCCAGtctattttttctctctcctcCTTTACAGGGTGaagtctgtgcctgtgtgactGGGCACTAGCCCTGGAGATAAGTTATGAGATCAAGGCCAAATAGAAAATAACAGTCAAAGTACAACTATACGAGTCTGCTGAGTCTCCCTAACAATGTGAGTGTGCACTCAAGCAGACATCTGCTGTTTATACTCTCATAATAGCCATCAAGTTGCCTTCCCTTCCTGGCTGTGTCTCCCCCTATCCGTTTCTACCCATTTCCTTGTTTATGCAAAGCAACAACTCCTCCCTCCACTCTCTTCAACTGACCAGACTGTTCTACACACCTGAGAAAAACCTTTCAATGTCCAGGAATATGACCCAAACACCCTTACAATGTCCACATCCATATGCAGGCACCTTGGCTATTGAGGATTATAGCAATCCTTACCCTTTTTAGAGTCCCCCTTCTTCCTTTTCCTTTCCAAATTCCCAACCCCGTATTCCTCTTCTTCTTCCCAGCAATCCCTGCAAAGGGACACTTCCAAGTAGGTTCAGTGTATAGGGGTGATCATATTGGACTGTACCATTTCTGCACTGTAGTCTTGTGCCCTGGCTGCTCAAAGATGGCCTGTTTGCACATGTAGTTATGCAGGCTACTACAAGCTTCCTTCTAATGACATGCCATTGACCCTGCACTGACAGACCCTTTCTCAGCCCCCAGCCATCCACCCCCTCACAGTTTTCTATCTTTGGTACTTTTCAGCAGCTAGGAAAGCAACTGGCAGAGCCAGCTGTCACTCGGAGACCAGCCGGGGACCTAGAGTTGACTCAATAGACCTTTATGCATCTGTCAAGCCACAGTGCTAAAGCTGATCAGTCCAGAATAGCTTCCAGAGGCTGTCAGGGACATAGTATAACTGGACAAGAGTAAAATAAATTAGTAGAAATATTGCTGATTAATTCCCCATATGAAAGAGCCGTATTTACAGCTCTCCACTGCAGACATGAATAAGTGCATCCAAACAGCCTGTAAGCACCTCTGTAACACTGAGGATGTGTAGGGGATGTTTTCAGCAGTAGGATGTGATACATTTCACCTTTTAGTTACATTAAATAATTTCAGTTAAAGCCAGTAACAATCTGTTGTATTTTCAATATTGACTCTTATTTTCATTTAGCTTAGCTTGCATCCCTAAAAGTTAGACCAATGGGGGAAGAATCATGCTGATCATAAAGCATGACAGAATATACAAGAAATACAGTAGGAACAATAGAGTTCATGTATTACTTGTCTtgttcaaaaaatatatatataaatatacatgtaTTTATGCCTAATGAATATCACAATAAATTTCCTTAACAGAAATACATTACTGAATAAACCGTGGATACCCTAGGGGATGAGTTTGTTAAGAATTCTCCTTATCGCAACGTAAAATACACTCTGAATGACAAAGGCTTCAGAATGGGGACATGAGCTCTGTGCTGAAGAAGAGATTACAGAAAAtatatgcttgaatataataTGATACAAAATAAAAcggagaatagaatagaatagaatagaatagagtagaatagaatagaatagaatagaatattgTCCAGGTTAATTAAACACGACTATGAGCATTTATTACCAGGGCTGGACTGCAATTGAAATTCAGCCCTGGGCTTTCAGGTCCCCCAAAGTAAATTGTACCCACTGACAATGGGCCATCACCCTTCTACACTACTAACAATGAAAATCCAGCGATTACAACCCACTAAAGCGTAAATCTCTATACCAGCTAGTTTGGTGTCCGTTTCTACTCAAACCTAGTCTGAATTGTCAACTGACTTACTTGTGGAAGAATAGACATCAATTTAGTTGTTGGACTCACAATAGAAGGACAGAATAAACTTAGTTAAAAAATCTCCCAGCAGAACAGACCAGCGATGTGGAGACCTATGTCACGAAGGGGTCAGCTCTGTGAGTCGCATCCTATACGTGGAGCTTGGGATCCGGCTCCAGTCTAAGAGCTGGTGTTTTTATTCCTTCTGCCACAATAATTGGATGATCATTCAAAAATAGGATAAGGATAATTACATTGCAAGATTTAAGCAATGTATGTGCACATACCAGGCAtaggttaaaaaaaatataatttggcTGAATTATAAAAGCTAGAAGTGGTATTAAATGAAGAGCCATCTGGGAGACGACAGAGTCGATCGACTCTTCCCAGCTAACCGGGAATATTCCCCGAATTTTAGCCAATGTTATGTGAAAGTCTTATCGAAGACAGAGAATATTCTTACTGTAACGTTAATCGAACATTATTgccacattttacattttttaagttTAGGTTCGATCTGTCACTGTCAGCACAATAACATTACCCGAATATCCTATAAACAAAAttaatgtttaaaaatatttttttacaatAAAATACTATTTTATATAAACGCTATATGCACATACTGCCAATGCACATTACAGTTCTCAACCCACGACCTTCTAAGTGTGAAGAGACAGTGTTACCTGCTGCTGTACCATGACCTTTAGTCGCCTTTATTTTATTAGTCTTAATTGTTGTAGTAACATCAGGAAAAGTGAACTTTTGGACATTTCAATACCTTAGTAACGTGCGCTAAGCGTTTCTAGAACGAAAAATTGTCAGCGGGTTCTTACTGAGCTAAGCCAAATTAATCTAATTCCCACGCTACAACAAACATACGATATGTCCTTGTGACATTCAGTAGAATAATGGCTAAAATCATTTGAAATAATCATAAAAACGCACGTtgaaagaaatcaaaaccgctTACCAGAAACGTGCTGCAATCAACTGCATACCAGACATCTTCTGGGGCCCCGCGGCCATGAAGCGGGGCCCCTCCCGCGATTGTGACGTCATTACCTCGTGTTGCGCTGTAGGCTATACGTGATAAGCAAAGCGTTTATTATATAtctgtataaaaaatatattttactttTCGTTTCGAAAATTAAACTCTGTGACCGAGCTGAGTCCGTCTACATCTCGGTGGCTGCAGGCGTGTCACGTACCACTGGCTGCTATATAACAAGGCTTATTCAGGATTTAACAAAAGCAGCTGCAGCAATCTGACACGAACTGGAAAACGCCAGTTGGTAGGCTGACATTCTCCATACACTGACAACCACTGCGAGCAATTTACATTAAAAATGTAGGAATATCGCGTAAGTGTTGCTTTGAAATACGCTCGAGTTGCTTGATGTTGTTTAACGCTCCACTGACTGAAAGATGactaaattttttaaattattattcataGTTTATAACCACTGCAGAGAAAATTCAGAAAATATAAGAAAAGGAAAAACTTCAAGCGAGCACGTTCTTGTTATATAAACTAAATTTTGCACTGAACATATTAACAACTAGTTACTACTTAACTAGATCGGTTTAGTTTATATCTTACATAAACAGTTGGCAAGCATAAGAATTAAATTCAAAAGTGACTGGTAATTTCAAGCTTTTCTTCTGTTACTTACTGTTTCCTTAATCAACATGTATGTCCCGATATCTGAAATTACTTCAGCGTctaacactttttttttctcttccagAACACGAAAAAACAGCACACCATCATTTGAAGACAATCCTGTGTGTCCGTTCTCTGGGAGCAAAATATGCAGTATAAACTGGAGAAGAGCAAGGAAACTATTCTCGTTATAAGGGAGCATGCAACGGAAGGAAGTAAAACAACTGACAAACTTGTGCTATTGTGTCCTTTGTCGTGTTGGGGAAGCACAGTTGTTTGCACAATGTTACAAGGACCAGCTATTCTACATGTCAAATTAAGAACTAAAAGAGGTCATGGAGAAGACGTAGAAGATTAAGATATTTTGATCTGCCGAAAACAAATCTTTGTATCTTTCTAATTGTCCTAACAATAAGCATTTAAACTACAGTCACTTTATAAAATGTCAGAGGCTGCCAGCAATGGTTTGAAATAAAAGGTCTCCGCGTTGGAAAATCTGTGAATGGAGACGAGAATTAAGTGGGACTATAACCATGTGACTGATTCAGGGACACTATAGCAACGTCGCAGATCAATACAGCCCATATTCATACTGGGTTTTTGATTTTCAGTTTGGAAAGATACGGGAATGTAATAAAATTGAAAAATCAATTCCCTATATGTAGAAGGTTTGCATAGCATAATCACAAGAAAGGATGTCATGTGTCTTATTGTATTTTTGCACAATAAAGCTTTTTATTTATAGTCATTTGTATAACTCCCACGGAAACATAACGACGTGACAATGGCAAGAAAACAGAGAATTGTGTTACTGGGCAAGAGACGGAGATGGAAAAGATGTGGGAATACATTTTTGTCAAGAGAGTGAAATAAGGAAACGAACTCAAGCAGGGCTGAGGGAAGCCTATTGATGGCAGGTTCAGTTCACTAAAGGAGATGTGAGGAGGGAAGGGCAAATGCTTATAATATGTATCAATGTATCAACATCAATCCGCCATCTTAGAACGCGATATCGATTTACTTTATCTCAATGACATATGGTTAAATGCGCTTGTTTGTGCTGGGTGCATAATTGGACAGTCTAAACTACCATCTTAGATAACTTTATAGTAAATTATCTACAGTCACACATAGTCCCGTAATTAGAAACAGACTATTAATGCACACAAAAGATAGAAAGTACTTAATATTAGTCTGTCGGTCTGAGAGCGAGGGTACTGGCTATTCTTGGGCGGTGCAACGATTTACCGTATAAAGTGTCTTGGGACGCTTGCTTAATCttgtaaaaatgttgcaaatgtATTGGTTTGATAACAGAATTATATTGACAATGTATGTATGCACATATCATCCGCACAGATATTTTTATTATGTGtcattgtgtttttattattattattaattcacTTCTGATTTTGCGATTTTGCTAATTTGtagtcactggctcccaaaCACAAATGCTTGGTGTCTTATGTTACTGCAAAGATGTTGCTAATTTTAAAAGCACCCAATGTCACCTAATCTCAGAATAGGTCTTTTAGAACAATTTTGGTTCCAACTACCActtgaaattaatgttttaaaaCGAATACACAGATGTATTgtcctacaccccccccccccccccaaacacacacacagacaatgttTACTGCTG
Protein-coding sequences here:
- the LOC125748701 gene encoding protein rapunzel-like, giving the protein MAEIQEDTDKLKKGLVTVLRCVSSISSAAAVVNPIFGVAGSLIRVVLNHVDDEDINKLKREFRSVNRALDNISQQNRTALQQIRKTTLDNQYGQVEENLREQFRAFMELVEARPGIKERKKDDFEECYSNNLGDQNLHTLYDGVMGKRKLFSKPILDVYLEHSQRDKQVMERLCTRLTYLFCIGLIALMGYTAIIGDDEESLSEEWGNRMMEVQKKMKEVLNTCI